From Camelina sativa cultivar DH55 chromosome 20, Cs, whole genome shotgun sequence, the proteins below share one genomic window:
- the LOC104770617 gene encoding thionin-like produces the protein MAGKTLILSVLIMSLVMAHIHVEAKSCCPSTTARNCYNVCRLPGTARETCAKICGCKIIKGTKCPQPYTHDIFENSSDVVNEYCKLGCASYVCDTLTTLQNSDASEIVNGAAVQCTEACFEFCTKGSSNAVETRIHL, from the exons ATGGCAGGTAAAACTTTGATTCTAAGTGTGCTCATAATGAGTCTTGTCATGGCGCACATTCATGTCGAAGCAAAGAGTTGTTGTCCGAGCACGACTGCTAGAAACTGTTACAATGTTTGCCGTCTTCCTGGAACTGCTAGGGAAACTTGTGCAAAAATTTGTGGATGCAAAATTATCAAGGGGACAAAATGTCCTCAGCCATATACACATGACATTTTCGAAAACTCTA gtGATGTCGTCAACGAATACTGCAAGTTGGGTTGTGCATCCTATGTGTGTGATACATTAACCACTCTCCAGAACTCTG ATGCAAGCGAAATTGTGAATGGAGCAGCTGTACAATGCACCGAGGcatgttttgagttttgtacCAAGGGCTCATCCAATGCAGTTGAAACGAGAATTCATCTCTAG
- the LOC104772459 gene encoding uncharacterized protein LOC104772459, with product MDEAYKWRSDWYHHGELKSGVEGDNKASQFNDEIYGLYQAVEFMDDDFVRNAELGEIAECEDKKEDEFLAKLADAVTPLYPSCVNHKDNVLHTSLYEVKKFLKSFDKGYQKIHACVNDCCLFRKKYKKLDNCPKCKASRWKTNMVTGEVKKGVPQKVLCYFPIIPRLKRMLRSEEMAKDLRWHQTNKSNDGKLRHPVDSVTWDQMNAKYPSFAAEERNVWLGLSTDGFNPFNMKNNNYSCWPVLLVNYNLPPDLYMKKENIMLTLLIPGPQQPGNSIDVYLEPLIEDLNHLWNNGETTYDAFSKSTFNLKAMLLWTISDFPAYGNLAGCKVKGQMACPLGGKIQTDLPVRHNLDVMHVERNVAASILSNLLQCGKSKDGLNARKDLEYLGPDGYCSNIARGVSLDDCKVTGLKSHDYHVLMQQLLPIALKGLLPKGPRLAIVRLCAFYNHLCQRVTDREQILVMEAEVVETICMFERFFPPSFFDIMVHLTVHLGREARLGGPVHLRWMYPFERYMKVLKDFVRNTARPEGCIAECYLAEECIQFCSEFLKKSTNVHEKLDRNTDYDNSSILEGRPISAGTSITLSEMDNKTAHLAVIQNMAVHLQDTNGRCRHDASVLWATHTENFASWLKLQIPLDSDCYGEVLKWLAYGPRCTARSYTGYIVNGQRFHTRSVDRKNQNSGVFYEATSVCRASAKDTSQVVDLVSYYGRVIDIILLNYNVFYVPLFRCQWAVLGNGVKIEDGFTLVNLNHSQVSFLRDPYILASQAKQVFYLREDAESSWHVVMRGLSRRYKKDLDDGIGDIGPLPSNVDMDESENARNDCEGIYV from the exons ATGGATGAGGCTTATAAGTGGCGGTCagattggtatcatcatggagaGTTAAAGTCTGGGGTTGAAGGTGACAATAAAGCCAGTCAGTTTAATGATGAGATATATGGGTTATATCAAGCTGTTGAGTTCATGGATGATGACTTTGTCAGAAATGCTGAACTCGGTGAGATTGCAGAGTGTGAggacaagaaagaagatgagtttcTTGCAAAGCTTGCAGATGCTGTAACACCCTTATATCCAAGTTGTGTTAATCACA AGGACAATGTGCTACACACGTCACTATATGAggtgaagaaatttcttaagTCATTTGATAAGGGCTACCAGAAGATTCATGCATGTGTTAATGATTGCTGCTTATTCagaaagaagtacaagaagctCGATAATTGTCCTAAATGCAAGGCTTCTAGATGGAAGACGAACATGGTTACTGGTGAAGTAAAGAAAGGTGTTCCACAGAAAGTGTTATGCTACTTTCCCATAATCCCACGGCTGAAGAGAATGTTGAGGTCCGAAGAGATGGCTAAGGACTTAAGGTGGCATCAGACTAACAAGAGCAACGATGGTAAACTCCGTCACCCTGTGGATTCAGTAACATGGGATCAGATGAATGCCAAATATCCTTCCTTTGCAGCTGAAGAAAGGAATGTGTGGCTTGGTCTTTCCACAGATGGATTTAATCCAttcaatatgaagaacaacaactACAGTTGCTGGCCTGTTTTGCTAGTAAACTACAATTTGCCACCTGACTTATACATGAAGAAGGAGAACATCATGCTTACATTGTTGATACCTGGACCACAACAGCCTGGTAATAGCATTGATGTATACTTAGAGCCGCTCATAGAGGATCTTAACCATCTCTGGAACAATGGAGAGACAACATATGATGCATTCAGTAAATCAACTTTTAATCTGAAGGCAATGCTGCTTTGGACGATTAGTGACTTTCCGGCTTATGGGAATCTTGCAGGCTGCAAAGTAAAGGGTCAGATGGCCTGTCCATTAGGTGGAAAAATACAGACA GATCTTCCTGTGAGGCATAACTTAGATGTTATGCATGTAGAAAGGAATGTGGCTGCAAGTATTCTCTCTAATTTGTTACAGTGTGGGAAATCAAAGGATGGTCTAAATGCCCGTAAAGATTTGGAGTATCTTG GACCAGATGGCTACTGTTCAAACATAGCGAGAGGCGTATCTTTAGACGACTGCAAAGTAACAGGTCTGAAATCACACGACTATCACGTGTTAATGCAGCAACTCCTTCCGATTGCACTTAAAGGTTTGTTGCCAAAAGGTCCTAGGCTAGCGATTGTACGCTTATGTGCATTCTACAACCACTTGTGTCAGCGAGTAACTGATAGAGAGCAGATTTTGGTAATGGAAGCTGAGGTTGTTGAAACGATATGCatgtttgaaagattttttcCGCCAAGTTTCTTCGATATCATGGTGCACTTGACGGTTCATCTAGGAAGGGAAGCTAGGCTAGGTGGACCAGTCCATTTAAGATGGATGTACCCTTTTGAGAG GTACATGAAAGTTCTCAAAGACTTTGTGAGAAATACTGCGAGACCAGAGGGGTGTATTGCTGAGTGTTATCTAGCCGAAGAATGCATTCAGTTTTGTAGTGAATTCTTAAAGAAGTCTACAAACGTACATGAAAAGTTAGATAGAAACACTGACTATGATAATAGTTCTATTCTAGAGGGTCGTCCTATATCCGCTGGAACTTCCATAACTCTTTCAGAAATGGATAACAAAACAGCTCATCTTGCTGTCATCCAAAATATGGCTGTG CATCTACAAGACACAAATGGAAGATGTCGACATGATGCATCAGTTTTATGGGCTACGCACACTGAGAATTTTGCATCTTGGTTAAAACTACAG ATACCACTTGATTCAGACTGCTATGGAGAAGTTCTAAAATGGTTGGCTTATGGTCCACGTTGCACTGCACGGTCATATACGGGTTACATAGTGAATGGTCAACGGTTTCATACAAGATCAGTTGATAGGAAAAATCAGAATAGTGGGGTTTTTTATGAGGCGACGTCAGTCTGTAGGGCTAGTGCGAAAGACACTTCACAAGTGGTTGATTTGGTATCCTACTACGGCAGAGTGATAGACATCATACTGttaaattataatgttttttatgtTCCTCTTTTCCGGTGTCAATGGGCAGTATTGGGTAATGGAGTTAAGATAGAAGATGGTTTCACATTAGTTAATTTGAATCATAGTCAAGTCTCCTTTTTAAGAGATCCATATATATTAGCCTCGCAAGCAAAGCAGGTGTTTTACTTACGGGAAGACGCAGAATCAAGTTGGCATGTTGTTATGCGAGGTCTTTCAAGAAGATATAAGAAAGATTTGGATGATGGGATTGGAGACATTGGACCATTACCGTCAAATGTGGACATGGATGAATCTGAAAATGCCCGAAATGATTGTGAAGGCATATATGTCTGA
- the LOC104770619 gene encoding thionin-like codes for MKGKTLILSVLVMSLVMAQIQVEAKSCCSSTTARNCYNVCRLPGTARETCAKLCGCKIIKGTKCTTPPYIHAILENSGDAVNEYCKLGCASSVCGTLTTLQNSDASEIVSGAVVQCTEACSEFCTKDSSNAVETA; via the exons ATGAAAGGCAAAACTTTGATTCTAAGTGTGCTCGTAATGAGTCTTGTCATGGCGCAGATTCAAGTCGAAGCAAAGAGTTGTTGCTCGAGCACGACTGCTAGAAACTGTTACAATGTATGCCGTCTTCCTGGAACTGCTAGGGAAACTTGTGCAAAACTTTGTGGATGCAAAATTATTAAGGGGACAAAATGTACTACTCCGCCATATATACATGCCATTCTTGAAAACTCTG gTGATGCTGTCAACGAATATTGTAAGTTGGGTTGTGCATCCTCTGTGTGTGGTACCTTGACCACTCTCCAGAACTCCG ATGCAAGTGAAATTGTGAGTGGAGCAGTTGTACAATGCACCGAGGCATGTTCTGAGTTCTGTACCAAGGACTCATCCAATGCAGTTGAAACTGCCTAA